The Amycolatopsis sp. DG1A-15b genome window below encodes:
- a CDS encoding BTAD domain-containing putative transcriptional regulator → MRYRLLGPVTVLGDTGPVRPGGQKQTSVLAALLLNPNRVVTEDRLIDLTWGENAPPSVRGRLQVHISELRKLLGRDVIVRRAPGYLIEVAPGDRDLDVFDEEVAKARATSGADAVTHLRAALALWEGTPLGGVSEALAEYEGPALAERRLVALEELYEQELAAGRHGEVVGELRRLVDEHPFRERLRAALMLALHRCGRTPEALETYTRAHELLVDELGIEPGQALQDLRMRILRGEGEPVPPAVPVTPRPAELPLDVRGFAGRAAELAALDEPGDVWVITGTAGVGKTALAVHWAHTARTRYPDGQLYVNLRGFDADDEPLTPAAALAQLLRTLGVDLRDVPPGLDDQSKLYRSLLADRQALVVLDNARDTAQVLPLLPSSGRVLVTSRHRLDELVARVGARSLGLAQLREADSRALLTALLGDRTAAEPEAAAELARLCGHHPLALRIAAANTGVASIGELVDELRGDPLAHLGFDGAGESAVAKAFSVSYQALPPGLRQAFRLLALVPGADFTAIAAAALLEVPVEEATRRLRGLIAANLLEAHAPRRYRFHDLARRYAEQCVRAEEDEPARDRAWERLFTGYCAAADAAVALLGARIVALPREDAPSAPSPVVFAGAAEAVAWLDVEVPNLSAALRQAATRGPYPGAWYLADALRRFFHDHGRRAEWLELAPIVLRAAQDHGAQPAEALVQLSIGGAYFREGQHEAGIRHSEKAVLASRACGWRQCEATAVANLGAMLEWTGRLSEAVEHSRRAIQLFRELANRSGEALALNSLSCHYRQLGRLEQAEDCLVEAIALARKEDLAFWEAANLADLGWVLMATGRLAESGETLDQALQAFRDLGSSFGEATALNVLSALQMARGDHSAAVTTAEAALACVRRDGDRQVEAAALIALGRAEESRGDLRAAERVLREARSLTAESGLRGQLAEAAATLARVLAADGRAGEAGEHARTALDAARAGGFRVVEAEALLGLAAVQAAAGRSTLAAGTARESRALYRAVGHVTGEALAAEFLDRLGDRATG, encoded by the coding sequence GTGCGCTACCGCCTGCTCGGACCGGTCACGGTCCTCGGCGACACGGGCCCGGTCCGCCCCGGCGGCCAGAAACAGACGTCCGTGCTGGCCGCGCTGCTGCTGAACCCCAACCGGGTGGTCACCGAGGACCGCCTCATCGACCTGACCTGGGGCGAAAACGCGCCGCCGAGCGTCCGCGGCCGGCTCCAGGTGCACATCTCGGAACTGCGGAAGCTGCTCGGCCGCGACGTCATCGTGCGGCGCGCACCCGGTTACCTCATCGAAGTCGCACCCGGCGACCGCGATCTCGACGTCTTCGACGAAGAGGTCGCCAAGGCCAGGGCGACCTCCGGCGCGGACGCCGTCACGCACCTGCGGGCGGCGCTGGCGCTGTGGGAGGGCACCCCGCTCGGCGGGGTCAGCGAGGCACTGGCGGAGTACGAAGGCCCGGCGCTGGCCGAACGCCGGCTCGTCGCGCTGGAGGAGCTGTACGAGCAGGAACTCGCCGCCGGACGGCACGGCGAGGTGGTCGGGGAACTGCGGCGGCTCGTCGACGAACACCCGTTCCGCGAGCGCCTGCGGGCCGCGCTGATGCTCGCGCTGCACCGCTGCGGCCGTACCCCGGAGGCCCTGGAAACGTACACACGGGCGCACGAACTGCTGGTCGACGAACTGGGCATCGAGCCCGGCCAGGCCCTGCAGGACCTGCGGATGCGGATCCTGCGCGGCGAGGGCGAACCCGTCCCGCCCGCCGTCCCGGTCACCCCGCGGCCCGCCGAGCTGCCGCTGGACGTCCGCGGGTTCGCCGGCCGGGCCGCGGAGCTGGCCGCGCTCGACGAACCGGGGGACGTCTGGGTGATCACCGGCACCGCCGGCGTCGGCAAGACGGCGCTGGCCGTGCACTGGGCCCACACCGCCCGGACGCGCTACCCCGACGGCCAGCTGTACGTGAACCTGCGCGGTTTCGACGCCGACGACGAGCCGCTCACCCCCGCGGCCGCACTCGCGCAACTACTCCGGACCCTCGGCGTCGACCTGCGGGACGTGCCGCCGGGCCTCGACGACCAGAGCAAGCTCTACCGGTCGCTGCTGGCCGACCGGCAGGCCCTGGTGGTGCTGGACAACGCCCGCGACACCGCCCAGGTGCTGCCGCTGCTGCCGTCGTCGGGGCGGGTGCTGGTGACCAGCCGCCACCGGCTCGACGAGCTGGTCGCCCGCGTCGGCGCGCGGTCGCTGGGCCTGGCGCAGCTGCGCGAGGCCGACTCCCGGGCGCTGCTGACCGCCCTGCTCGGCGACCGGACCGCCGCCGAGCCGGAAGCGGCCGCCGAGCTGGCCCGGCTGTGCGGCCACCACCCGCTGGCCCTGCGGATCGCCGCGGCGAACACCGGCGTCGCCAGCATCGGCGAGCTGGTCGACGAGCTGCGCGGCGATCCCCTCGCCCACCTCGGCTTCGACGGAGCGGGCGAGAGCGCCGTCGCCAAGGCGTTTTCGGTGTCCTACCAGGCGCTGCCGCCGGGGCTGCGGCAGGCGTTCCGGCTGCTCGCGCTGGTGCCGGGGGCCGATTTCACGGCGATCGCCGCGGCGGCCCTGCTGGAGGTGCCGGTCGAGGAGGCGACCCGGCGGCTGCGCGGGCTGATCGCGGCGAACCTCCTGGAGGCGCACGCACCCCGCCGCTACCGGTTCCACGACCTCGCCCGCCGCTACGCCGAGCAGTGCGTCCGCGCCGAGGAGGACGAGCCCGCGCGCGACCGGGCGTGGGAGCGGCTGTTCACCGGCTACTGCGCGGCCGCGGACGCCGCCGTCGCCCTGCTCGGCGCCCGGATCGTGGCCCTCCCCCGCGAGGACGCGCCCTCGGCGCCGAGCCCGGTGGTCTTCGCCGGCGCCGCGGAAGCCGTGGCCTGGCTGGACGTCGAAGTGCCGAACCTCTCGGCGGCGCTGCGACAGGCGGCGACGCGCGGGCCGTACCCGGGCGCCTGGTACCTCGCCGACGCGTTGCGGCGGTTCTTCCACGACCACGGCCGCCGGGCGGAGTGGCTCGAGCTGGCCCCGATCGTGCTGCGTGCGGCGCAGGACCACGGCGCCCAGCCCGCCGAAGCGCTGGTCCAGCTGTCCATCGGCGGGGCGTACTTCCGCGAGGGCCAGCACGAAGCGGGCATCCGGCACTCGGAGAAGGCGGTGCTGGCCAGCCGCGCGTGCGGCTGGCGGCAGTGCGAGGCCACGGCGGTGGCGAACCTCGGCGCGATGCTGGAGTGGACGGGGCGGCTCTCGGAGGCCGTCGAGCACAGCCGGCGCGCGATCCAGCTGTTCCGCGAGCTGGCCAACCGGTCGGGCGAAGCACTGGCGCTGAACTCGCTGAGCTGCCACTACCGGCAGCTGGGCCGCCTGGAGCAGGCGGAGGACTGCTTGGTCGAGGCAATCGCGCTGGCGCGCAAGGAGGACCTGGCGTTCTGGGAGGCGGCCAACCTCGCCGACCTCGGCTGGGTGCTCATGGCCACCGGGCGGCTGGCGGAGTCCGGAGAGACCCTCGACCAGGCGTTGCAGGCGTTCCGCGACCTGGGGTCCAGCTTCGGCGAGGCCACGGCCCTGAACGTGCTGAGCGCCCTCCAGATGGCCCGCGGCGACCACTCCGCGGCCGTGACGACGGCGGAGGCGGCCTTGGCGTGCGTCCGCCGCGACGGCGACCGCCAGGTGGAGGCGGCGGCTCTGATCGCGCTGGGCCGGGCGGAGGAGAGCCGGGGCGATCTCCGCGCGGCGGAGCGGGTCCTGCGCGAGGCCCGTTCGCTGACGGCGGAGTCGGGCCTGCGAGGCCAGCTGGCCGAGGCGGCAGCCACGCTGGCGAGGGTCCTGGCGGCCGACGGGCGCGCGGGCGAGGCGGGCGAACACGCCCGGACGGCACTGGACGCGGCCCGGGCGGGCGGGTTCCGGGTGGTGGAGGCGGAGGCATTGCTGGGACTGGCGGCGGTCCAGGCCGCAGCGGGCCGATCGACGCTGGCGGCCGGGACGGCTCGTGAGTCCCGAGCGCTTTACCGCGCGGTGGGGCACGTGACGGGAGAGGCACTGGCCGCGGAGTTCCTCGACCGGCTCGGGGACCGGGCCACCGGCTGA
- a CDS encoding MarR family transcriptional regulator, protein MADHVDRVLAQWHAERPDLDVSPMAVIGRLSRLSALVDAELRRTFARHGLDRATFDVLATLRRSGPPYRLTPTELMRSAMVTSGAITQRLDKMEARGLVERTPNEADGRGVRVRLTEAGGELIDRALPEHVETEHRILAALDTGEREELAATLRTLLESLGGSGS, encoded by the coding sequence ATGGCCGACCACGTGGACCGGGTTCTGGCGCAGTGGCACGCCGAGCGCCCCGACCTCGACGTTTCCCCGATGGCGGTGATCGGCCGGCTGTCTCGGCTGAGCGCACTGGTCGACGCGGAGCTGCGCCGCACGTTCGCCCGCCACGGCCTGGACCGCGCGACCTTCGACGTCCTCGCGACGCTGCGCCGCAGCGGGCCGCCCTACCGGCTGACCCCGACGGAGCTGATGCGGTCGGCGATGGTGACGTCCGGGGCGATCACCCAGCGCTTGGACAAGATGGAGGCGCGGGGCCTGGTGGAGCGCACGCCCAACGAGGCGGACGGCCGGGGGGTGCGCGTGCGGCTGACCGAAGCCGGCGGCGAGCTGATCGACCGCGCGCTGCCCGAGCACGTCGAGACCGAGCACCGGATCCTGGCCGCGTTGGACACCGGCGAGCGCGAAGAGCTGGCCGCGACGCTGCGGACGCTGCTGGAGAGCCTGGGCGGCTCGGGCTCCTAG
- a CDS encoding EamA family transporter: MLNKQVLVTALAPAIWGTTYLVTTEFLPPDRPLLAAVIRALPAGLLLVALTRRLPKGDWWWRSLVLGTLNIGAFLALLFIAAYRLPGGVAATLGALQPLLVAGLSTGLLGERLTRRTVLAGLAGVAGVSLLVLQAGARLDAIGVAAAAGGAVVMATGVVLSKRWTSPAPLLATTGWQLVAGGLVLVPVALAVEGAPPASLSGANLAGYAYLALIGAAFAYALWFRGIRALSATHVTFLGLLSPVVATLLGWLVLGQRLTAWQLLGAAIVLAAVVAAQRRPLLRTGADNHQPLTTAHRATDAEMV, from the coding sequence GTGCTAAACAAACAGGTCCTCGTCACCGCACTGGCCCCGGCCATCTGGGGCACCACCTACCTCGTCACCACCGAGTTCCTGCCGCCCGACCGGCCGCTGCTCGCCGCCGTCATCCGGGCGCTGCCCGCCGGGCTGCTGCTGGTCGCGCTCACCCGCCGCCTGCCGAAGGGCGACTGGTGGTGGCGCTCGCTGGTGCTCGGGACGCTGAACATCGGCGCGTTCCTCGCCCTGCTGTTCATCGCCGCCTACCGGCTGCCCGGCGGGGTCGCCGCCACCCTCGGCGCCCTGCAACCGCTCCTGGTCGCCGGCCTGTCGACCGGCCTGCTCGGCGAACGCCTGACCCGGCGCACCGTGCTCGCGGGTCTCGCCGGGGTCGCCGGCGTCAGCCTGCTGGTCCTGCAGGCCGGCGCGCGCCTCGACGCGATCGGCGTCGCCGCCGCGGCCGGCGGGGCGGTCGTGATGGCCACCGGTGTCGTGCTGAGCAAGCGCTGGACGTCCCCCGCGCCCCTGCTGGCGACCACCGGCTGGCAGCTCGTCGCGGGCGGCCTGGTGCTCGTCCCGGTCGCGCTGGCCGTCGAAGGCGCTCCGCCCGCGTCGCTGTCCGGCGCGAACCTGGCCGGCTACGCCTACCTCGCGCTGATCGGGGCCGCGTTCGCGTACGCCCTGTGGTTCCGGGGGATCCGCGCACTGTCCGCGACCCACGTGACGTTCCTCGGGCTGCTGAGCCCGGTCGTCGCCACCCTGCTCGGCTGGCTCGTGCTCGGCCAGCGGCTGACGGCGTGGCAGCTGCTGGGCGCCGCGATCGTGCTGGCCGCCGTCGTGGCCGCGCAGCGGCGGCCGCTGCTCCGGACGGGGGCTGATAACCATCAGCCTTTGACAACCGCTCACCGGGCCACCGACGCTGAAATGGTCTGA
- a CDS encoding PTS sugar transporter subunit IIB has translation MTGAHLRIDNRLIHGQVTVAWTRRLGVRRLVVCNDDVAADDLQRMLLPQAARGLPTEVLSVEATLATEAGADVMIIVKHPGDVFRLVEGGLRPEVVNVGNVAPRPGDPYTMVTRSIAVTADEADAYRKLAAAGVPLVTQLLPQDKPADFISLLDRKGL, from the coding sequence ATGACGGGGGCACATCTCCGGATCGACAACCGGCTGATCCACGGTCAGGTCACCGTCGCGTGGACCCGCCGCCTCGGCGTGCGCCGGCTGGTCGTCTGCAACGACGACGTCGCCGCCGACGACCTCCAGCGGATGCTGCTCCCGCAGGCCGCGCGGGGACTGCCCACGGAGGTGCTGTCGGTCGAGGCCACGCTGGCCACCGAAGCCGGCGCGGACGTCATGATCATCGTCAAGCACCCCGGGGACGTCTTCCGCCTCGTCGAGGGCGGGCTGCGGCCCGAGGTCGTCAACGTCGGCAACGTCGCCCCCCGGCCGGGTGATCCCTACACCATGGTCACCCGCTCGATCGCGGTCACCGCGGACGAGGCCGACGCCTACCGCAAGCTCGCCGCCGCGGGCGTCCCGCTGGTCACGCAACTGCTGCCGCAGGACAAGCCCGCCGACTTCATCTCGCTGCTCGACCGGAAAGGGCTTTAG
- a CDS encoding PTS system mannose/fructose/sorbose family transporter subunit IID, translating to MLVALALTLWAIYCTYDGLGPFLIYAQRPLIAGSVAGLITGHPLLGLLIGATLELAALGVYTYGGATIPDYQTGAIVGTALAAGAAGAPAAQAAIGIGVGLPAAILLSALDPVGKMVTTGLVHRADGYAADGNARGLAMIHWVSLIPWVAVRAVPTFLAALAASGGLVKDITASIPAGFVQGMTLAGSLLPAVGFALLLGMMELSRYWYLLLIGFVGFAYLHLPVLGIALIGVAVAMLFVTLKRDEPALAVPEPAEEAAPAESTVDPRLTKQDLRRVFRRYFWSSQISWNYERMQALGFAYSMEPVLRRLYPEKADYVAGLQRHLQFFNTSVLVGGPLILGSSVALEEAGTPKSAASTKVALMGPMAGIGDTVVFALYNSIVFTMGASWALQGNWLGPAFAAVMVLVPYALVRRWQFGFAYREGKRLAGHLAAGALARVAQGATVLGFVVLGGFIPSIVKVVTTLTYRQTTTVQGQPVTQSVAIQDRLDELLPFLLPVLVTAGVYLLTVKARLRPVWVIGIVVVAGVVLGWLGWFAPSAPAKG from the coding sequence ATGCTCGTCGCGTTGGCCCTGACCCTGTGGGCGATCTACTGCACCTACGACGGGCTCGGCCCGTTCCTCATCTACGCCCAGCGCCCGCTCATCGCCGGCTCGGTGGCCGGGCTGATCACCGGCCACCCGCTGCTCGGCCTGCTGATCGGCGCGACGCTGGAGCTCGCGGCGCTGGGTGTCTACACCTACGGCGGCGCCACCATCCCGGACTACCAGACCGGCGCGATCGTCGGCACCGCGCTCGCCGCGGGTGCCGCCGGCGCTCCGGCCGCGCAGGCCGCGATCGGCATCGGCGTCGGGCTGCCGGCCGCGATCCTGCTCTCGGCGCTGGACCCGGTCGGCAAGATGGTCACCACCGGCCTGGTGCACCGGGCCGACGGCTACGCCGCCGACGGCAACGCCCGCGGCCTGGCGATGATCCACTGGGTCAGCCTGATCCCGTGGGTGGCCGTGCGCGCCGTCCCGACGTTCCTCGCCGCGCTCGCCGCGTCCGGCGGGCTGGTCAAGGACATCACGGCGAGCATCCCCGCCGGTTTCGTGCAGGGCATGACGCTGGCCGGGTCGCTGCTGCCGGCGGTCGGCTTCGCGCTGCTGCTCGGCATGATGGAGCTGTCGCGGTACTGGTACCTGCTGCTCATCGGGTTCGTCGGGTTCGCCTACCTGCACCTGCCGGTGCTGGGGATCGCGCTGATCGGCGTCGCGGTCGCGATGCTGTTCGTGACGCTGAAACGCGACGAGCCGGCGCTCGCCGTCCCCGAACCGGCCGAGGAAGCGGCCCCCGCGGAGTCCACAGTGGATCCAAGGCTGACGAAACAGGACCTGCGGCGGGTGTTCCGCCGGTACTTCTGGTCGAGCCAGATCTCCTGGAACTACGAACGGATGCAGGCGCTCGGGTTCGCGTACTCGATGGAGCCGGTGCTGCGCCGGCTGTACCCGGAGAAGGCCGACTACGTCGCCGGCCTGCAGCGGCACCTGCAGTTCTTCAACACCTCGGTGCTCGTCGGCGGCCCGTTGATCCTCGGCTCCAGCGTCGCACTGGAGGAGGCGGGGACGCCGAAGTCGGCGGCGAGCACGAAGGTCGCGCTGATGGGGCCGATGGCCGGCATCGGCGACACCGTCGTCTTCGCGCTGTACAACAGCATCGTCTTCACCATGGGCGCGTCGTGGGCGCTGCAGGGCAACTGGCTCGGCCCCGCCTTCGCCGCCGTCATGGTGCTCGTGCCGTACGCGCTGGTGCGGCGCTGGCAGTTCGGGTTCGCCTACCGCGAGGGCAAGCGGCTGGCCGGGCACCTCGCCGCCGGTGCGCTCGCGCGCGTCGCCCAGGGGGCGACCGTGCTCGGGTTCGTCGTCCTCGGCGGGTTCATCCCGTCGATCGTCAAGGTCGTCACCACGCTGACCTACCGGCAGACCACCACGGTCCAGGGGCAGCCGGTGACGCAGTCGGTGGCGATCCAGGACCGGCTCGACGAGCTGCTCCCGTTCCTGCTCCCGGTGCTCGTGACCGCCGGGGTGTACCTGCTGACGGTCAAGGCGCGGCTGCGGCCGGTCTGGGTCATCGGCATCGTCGTCGTCGCGGGGGTCGTCCTGGGGTGGCTCGGCTGGTTCGCGCCATCGGCCCCGGCGAAAGGTTAG
- a CDS encoding glycoside hydrolase family 64 protein, giving the protein MRTKTSVRQRLVVLAAALAMATATAPAAEAVPATIPLKITNNSGRGDPVYLYDLGTNLATGQQGWADANGTFHAWPGGAVPPIPAPDAAIPGPANGQSITIRIPKFSGRIYFSYGQKLVFKLATGGLVQPAIQNPSDPNVNILFNWSEYTLNDGGLWINSTQVDMFSAPYAVGVQPVGGTTRSTGHLKPGGYHGFYTALRGQPGGWANLIRTRSDGTVLRALAPSHGIEAGALPATVLQDYINRVWTKYSSSTLTVTPVADQPNVKYYGRVSGGTMNFTNTSGGFVTAFQKPDSDSVFGCYKNLDAPNDVRGRISRTLCAGFNRSTLLTNANQPDTSPAGFYQDAVTNHYARKIHAQMADGKAYAFAFDDVGHHESLVNDGNPATAYLTLDPFD; this is encoded by the coding sequence GTGCGCACGAAGACGTCCGTCCGGCAACGGCTTGTGGTGCTGGCCGCGGCACTCGCGATGGCCACCGCGACCGCCCCCGCCGCCGAGGCGGTGCCGGCCACGATCCCCTTGAAGATCACCAACAACTCCGGGCGCGGCGACCCGGTCTACCTCTACGACCTCGGCACGAACCTGGCCACCGGCCAGCAGGGCTGGGCCGACGCGAACGGCACGTTCCACGCCTGGCCCGGCGGCGCGGTGCCGCCGATCCCGGCGCCTGACGCGGCCATCCCCGGCCCCGCGAACGGCCAGTCGATCACCATCCGGATCCCGAAGTTCTCCGGCCGGATCTACTTCTCCTACGGGCAGAAGCTGGTCTTCAAGCTCGCCACCGGCGGCTTGGTGCAGCCGGCGATCCAGAACCCGTCCGACCCGAACGTCAACATCCTCTTCAACTGGTCGGAGTACACGCTCAACGACGGCGGCCTCTGGATCAACAGCACCCAGGTGGACATGTTCTCCGCGCCGTACGCGGTCGGCGTGCAGCCCGTGGGCGGCACCACGAGGAGCACCGGGCACCTGAAACCGGGCGGCTACCACGGTTTCTACACCGCGCTGCGCGGCCAGCCGGGCGGCTGGGCCAACCTGATCCGGACCCGCTCCGACGGCACGGTCCTGCGCGCGCTGGCCCCGAGCCACGGCATCGAAGCGGGCGCGCTGCCCGCGACCGTGCTGCAGGACTACATCAACCGCGTCTGGACGAAGTACAGCTCGTCGACGCTGACCGTGACACCGGTGGCGGACCAGCCGAACGTGAAGTACTACGGCCGCGTTTCCGGCGGCACCATGAACTTCACGAACACGTCCGGGGGGTTCGTGACGGCGTTCCAGAAACCGGATTCCGACAGCGTCTTCGGCTGCTACAAGAACCTCGACGCGCCGAACGACGTCCGCGGCCGGATCTCGCGCACGCTCTGCGCGGGCTTCAACCGCTCGACGCTGCTGACCAACGCCAACCAGCCGGACACGAGCCCGGCGGGCTTCTACCAGGACGCCGTCACCAACCACTACGCGCGCAAGATCCACGCGCAGATGGCCGACGGCAAGGCGTACGCCTTCGCGTTCGACGACGTCGGCCACCACGAATCCCTGGTCAACGACGGCAACCCGGCGACGGCCTACCTGACGCTGGATCCGTTCGACTAG
- a CDS encoding MBL fold metallo-hydrolase translates to MPAVRSNIVPLRHARPGVVAYVKSPAEWFVANSGWIQGTEGVALIDTCGTEQATLELLRDVRKYAGDQELTVVITHAHGEHHNGLGVALRDGGTALAAPGSLELVKAGPQTYGNVFTYTQWGVLEPPEPAAVRPVTGWHELDLGGATVDVVAVPGVAHTPGDLVVHEPRSGTLFTGDLVGIGDTPMAVHGSIPGWLDALDWLQDTFRPRTLVPGHGPVANPGQTAVHGMRVYLEWLLEATARQADFGKLAKQASMRWPSWRNPERHIGNLMRAYADQHGRKLDVDLAIDAVLAAAGGRIDLDLLLGSEPVRQIS, encoded by the coding sequence ATGCCGGCCGTCAGATCGAACATCGTCCCGCTCCGGCACGCGCGGCCGGGAGTGGTGGCGTACGTGAAGAGCCCGGCCGAATGGTTCGTCGCGAACAGCGGCTGGATCCAGGGCACCGAGGGCGTCGCGCTGATCGACACCTGCGGCACCGAGCAGGCGACCCTGGAACTGCTGCGCGACGTCCGCAAGTACGCCGGCGACCAGGAGCTCACGGTCGTCATCACGCACGCGCACGGCGAACACCACAACGGACTCGGCGTCGCCCTGCGTGACGGCGGTACCGCGCTGGCCGCCCCCGGCAGCCTGGAACTGGTCAAGGCCGGGCCGCAGACCTACGGCAACGTCTTCACCTACACGCAGTGGGGCGTGCTCGAGCCGCCGGAGCCGGCAGCCGTGCGGCCGGTGACCGGCTGGCACGAGCTGGACCTGGGCGGCGCGACCGTCGACGTCGTGGCCGTGCCGGGCGTCGCGCACACGCCGGGCGACCTGGTGGTGCACGAGCCGCGTTCGGGCACGCTGTTCACCGGCGACCTGGTGGGCATCGGCGACACCCCGATGGCGGTGCACGGCTCGATCCCCGGCTGGCTCGACGCGCTCGACTGGCTGCAGGACACGTTCCGCCCGCGCACCCTGGTGCCCGGCCACGGCCCGGTGGCGAACCCCGGCCAGACGGCCGTCCACGGCATGCGCGTCTACCTGGAGTGGCTGCTGGAGGCGACCGCGCGCCAGGCCGACTTCGGGAAGCTGGCGAAGCAGGCGTCCATGCGGTGGCCGTCGTGGCGCAACCCGGAGCGGCACATCGGGAACCTGATGCGGGCCTACGCCGACCAGCACGGCCGCAAGCTCGACGTCGACCTGGCGATCGACGCCGTGCTGGCCGCGGCGGGCGGCCGCATCGACCTGGACCTGCTGCTGGGCAGCGAGCCGGTCCGGCAGATCTCCTAG
- a CDS encoding GntR family transcriptional regulator, whose product MPRPKHVAASDLRLPDALQPGRPKGDQLREILESVATEAGPGRLMPSERFLAEHFQVARGTVRQEVNRLVADGVLYRQHGTATFTAERQAAHIDMLTSFTEDMQARGVVPKTKVLHAEVESAGPRIAGRLNVPPGARVFRLERLRYVEDEPFAVERTNLSVDRFPDIELFDWETQSLHRTIEERWGVRPEWNDTAISAVLPNSHDAALLGIEATQPCLIIEGTLHDQSGGVIEAGRSLYRADRYTVFTQARRSPSS is encoded by the coding sequence ATGCCCCGTCCGAAACACGTCGCCGCGAGCGATCTGCGCCTTCCGGACGCGCTGCAGCCGGGGCGGCCCAAGGGCGATCAGCTGCGCGAAATCCTGGAAAGCGTCGCCACGGAGGCCGGGCCGGGGCGGCTGATGCCGTCCGAACGGTTTCTCGCCGAGCACTTCCAGGTCGCCCGCGGCACCGTGCGGCAGGAAGTCAACCGCCTCGTCGCGGACGGCGTCCTGTACCGCCAGCACGGCACCGCGACCTTCACCGCCGAACGGCAGGCCGCGCACATCGACATGCTCACCTCGTTCACCGAGGACATGCAGGCCCGCGGCGTCGTGCCGAAGACGAAGGTGCTGCACGCCGAAGTCGAAAGCGCGGGCCCGCGCATCGCGGGACGGCTGAACGTGCCGCCGGGCGCGCGGGTGTTCCGGCTGGAACGCCTCCGCTACGTCGAAGACGAGCCGTTCGCGGTCGAGCGCACCAACCTGTCCGTCGACCGCTTCCCGGACATCGAGCTGTTCGACTGGGAGACCCAGTCCCTGCACCGCACGATCGAGGAACGCTGGGGCGTGCGCCCGGAGTGGAACGACACGGCGATCTCCGCGGTCCTGCCGAACAGCCACGACGCCGCCCTGCTCGGCATCGAGGCCACCCAGCCGTGCCTGATCATCGAAGGCACGCTGCACGACCAGAGCGGCGGCGTCATCGAGGCGGGCCGGTCGCTGTACCGGGCCGACCGCTACACGGTCTTCACCCAGGCCCGGCGCAGCCCGTCCTCCTGA
- a CDS encoding PTS mannose transporter subunit IIAB: MTVPIILAGHGRLPSGVGEAAEMILGPQTRLKVCELSPRDSPEEFGARVLALAGDAEGVLVLADLHGGSPFNAVRTLAAGHPRLQLVSGLNLPMLLEVLLHTTDDVTALAGVARAAGRDGVVDVLESTW, encoded by the coding sequence ATGACCGTCCCGATCATCCTCGCCGGCCACGGCCGGCTGCCCTCCGGAGTCGGGGAGGCCGCCGAGATGATCCTCGGCCCGCAGACGCGGCTGAAGGTCTGCGAGCTGAGCCCGCGCGACAGCCCGGAGGAGTTCGGCGCCCGCGTGCTCGCGCTGGCCGGTGACGCCGAGGGTGTGCTGGTGCTCGCCGACCTGCACGGCGGCTCGCCGTTCAACGCCGTCCGCACGCTCGCGGCCGGGCACCCGCGCCTGCAGCTGGTCTCGGGGCTCAACCTGCCGATGCTGCTGGAAGTCCTGCTGCACACGACCGACGACGTCACCGCGCTCGCCGGGGTGGCCCGCGCCGCCGGCCGCGACGGCGTCGTCGACGTCCTGGAATCGACCTGGTGA
- a CDS encoding thioesterase domain-containing protein, which translates to MDRDDVQRLLFVCFPDAGEAAGRYRAWRDPRIAVQVVELPGRGERRDEHPYRDMWLLVEALAGELAGALESPHVLFGAGLGALVAYRLAQRRVAAGLGVSRALVVAHQAPPSRAARAVPEQAGRADVSLLASDAHLPVAPPLPCPIRGFGEPHVMTGWGEHTSAGFVLTPARAQDSAALLRDAVLRSAHLISAMAGQGPASAPKLAGA; encoded by the coding sequence GTGGACCGAGACGACGTGCAGCGTCTGTTGTTCGTCTGCTTCCCGGACGCCGGGGAAGCCGCCGGCCGCTACCGGGCCTGGCGCGATCCGCGGATCGCGGTGCAGGTCGTGGAGCTGCCGGGCCGGGGCGAGCGCCGGGACGAGCACCCCTACCGGGACATGTGGCTGCTGGTCGAGGCCTTGGCCGGGGAACTGGCCGGGGCGCTCGAGAGCCCGCACGTGCTGTTCGGCGCGGGGCTCGGCGCCCTGGTCGCCTACCGGCTGGCCCAGCGCCGGGTGGCCGCGGGACTGGGGGTCTCGCGGGCACTCGTCGTGGCGCACCAGGCGCCGCCGTCCCGGGCCGCGCGGGCGGTGCCGGAGCAGGCGGGGCGCGCCGACGTCAGCCTGCTGGCCAGCGACGCGCACCTGCCGGTGGCGCCGCCGCTGCCGTGCCCGATCCGCGGCTTCGGCGAGCCGCACGTGATGACCGGCTGGGGGGAGCACACGAGCGCCGGGTTCGTGCTGACGCCGGCGCGGGCGCAGGACAGCGCCGCCCTGCTGCGCGACGCTGTCCTGCGGTCCGCCCACCTGATCTCCGCCATGGCGGGGCAGGGGCCGGCGTCGGCGCCGAAGCTGGCCGGGGCGTAG